Sequence from the [Bacteroides] pectinophilus genome:
GCCCATGTCCAGCAGATTGTTTATTATGATTTCCACGTCCCTGTCCTCGCCGGACTGCTCATGCAGTCTCTGGCATATCCTTCCATAGGCTGCAAGCATTTCACTGTAGAGTTTTTCACAGTATCTGCCTTCTTCAAATTCATTCTCTACCACACTGCTTTCCTCACAATCAAATTTATCCAGATCATAATGTCCGTTCATCAGATCATAGATCATTGTTTTGAATTCCTCATCCTGTACTCTCATATACATCCTCATCACTTTCCGTGGTCACCGGAATGCATAGAAAAAGGGAAGCCAGTCTTGTCAGATACAATCAAACTGCTTCCCCTTACTTCTTCAGCGTCCTTACGAAGTTCATCAGTATTCTGCGTTCATCCGCATTTAAGTCATCCCATATCTCCAATAATTCACCTTGCTCATCCGTCAGGTCAGGCCGCATACCATCTCCGGCAAAGAACTGTGCGATTGAAATTCCGAATGCATCACAGATCCTTTCCAGGGTCGGTACTGTAGGTATGCTCTTCTTATTCATTATATTTGCCAACGCTGTCTGCGACATATCCGTGAGCTGTGCAAGTCTGTATTTGGAGACTTTATGCTTACTGCATAATTCTTTTACCCTCTTTGGTATGTACTCCTCTGTACGCAAGTAAATTACACCTCTCTTCTATCTGTACGATATACATATTGTAACCGTTAAGCAGAAGAATTATTAGAACCATATCTCTTTCGTAATTTACTCTAGTGCAATGGAGTATCTGGGTAAAAAAATATGAACGGCAGGTTTATGCAGTTCAGTTTTGTATCATGACAGAACCTTGATTTTCCTTGTTTCCATCATTCTTATATCGTCTTGTTTCAGTTATAAGCATACCATCTGCATCAGTATCCTTCAATAAAAATCGTTCGACATATTTCGCACTTTCCCATCCCCCTGTTTTTCTTTTACTCCATTACGCTTCATTAAATTACACAACTTTTTTGCACTCATTGATGGATAATTTACCTTGC
This genomic interval carries:
- a CDS encoding helix-turn-helix domain-containing protein, yielding MRTEEYIPKRVKELCSKHKVSKYRLAQLTDMSQTALANIMNKKSIPTVPTLERICDAFGISIAQFFAGDGMRPDLTDEQGELLEIWDDLNADERRILMNFVRTLKK